A genomic stretch from Thermosipho affectus includes:
- the rnc gene encoding ribonuclease III: MGKFRTREIENIIGYEFRNKELLFTALTHTSYANEHRKESYERLEFLGDSVIDLLVCTILYENYENLSEGTMAQIKSAVTSEDILYEIAKKLNIGKFLILGKGEKRSGGSEKKSILADVIESLIAAVYLDSKKNLYTIENLFSDIFKEYIEIFLSGKRIFDYKTKLQEITQEKFKQLPVYETTVMGNKFFTILKINGKIFSKAKGTSKKESEKLAAKTAYEKLKEDEKNGK, from the coding sequence ATGGGAAAATTTCGAACAAGAGAAATCGAAAATATCATTGGATACGAATTTAGAAATAAAGAACTCTTGTTCACTGCTTTAACACATACTTCATACGCAAATGAACACAGAAAAGAATCTTATGAAAGATTAGAATTTCTGGGGGATTCTGTTATTGACTTATTAGTTTGTACAATTTTGTATGAAAATTATGAAAATCTATCAGAAGGTACTATGGCTCAAATAAAATCTGCAGTTACAAGTGAAGACATTTTATACGAAATTGCAAAAAAATTAAACATAGGAAAATTTTTAATCCTCGGAAAAGGAGAAAAAAGAAGTGGAGGTTCTGAGAAAAAATCCATCTTAGCTGATGTAATTGAATCTTTAATTGCGGCTGTATATTTAGATTCAAAGAAAAACTTATATACTATAGAAAATCTATTTTCAGATATATTTAAGGAATATATAGAAATTTTTCTTTCGGGTAAAAGAATATTTGACTACAAAACAAAACTTCAAGAGATAACCCAAGAAAAATTCAAACAACTTCCTGTATATGAAACTACAGTAATGGGAAATAAATTCTTTACGATACTAAAAATAAACGGCAAAATATTTTCAAAAGCAAAAGGAACTTCAAAAAAAGAATCTGAAAAACTTGCAGCAAAAACTGCATATGAAAAATTAAAGGAGGATGAAAAAAATGGAAAATAA
- a CDS encoding 7-cyano-7-deazaguanine synthase: MISILNKKIKNIIDEIRKTVGNNKVIVAFSGGLDSTVAALLCKDALGPEKVELVNVVYGPFTYKKSIQIVKKAANKMGLKLTFLESLYQKEIWKNGPSCNMCTKSVKMNTVKNYAKDILVVTGSNQSDSWGKTGLKLFNGLYAPLGNLNKKEIKEILNYYSFKLERIGENAKREGCKLKHLLKIMTNMNYHGKAVDLANEILLENVPKNLELANVKIIGPLSKNIAIINVKPMVYNIEEIGKKIEALDVIDEVIIANKPLILKVLANPSIYRVENSKYWIEKGKLQPEFAVPIKVVWKESKNNKLRTIHVVGVEEWENFEQEKSKISLDTNLEIKNSCSLL; encoded by the coding sequence ATGATTAGTATTTTAAATAAAAAAATAAAAAACATAATAGATGAAATTAGAAAAACTGTGGGTAATAACAAAGTAATTGTAGCTTTTTCAGGAGGACTTGACAGTACAGTTGCAGCTCTTCTTTGTAAAGATGCTTTGGGACCTGAAAAAGTGGAATTGGTAAATGTTGTTTATGGACCATTTACTTACAAAAAAAGCATCCAGATTGTTAAAAAAGCGGCAAATAAAATGGGATTAAAGTTAACATTTTTAGAATCCCTATATCAAAAAGAAATTTGGAAAAATGGTCCATCCTGTAATATGTGTACAAAGTCAGTAAAAATGAATACGGTAAAAAACTATGCAAAAGACATACTAGTCGTTACAGGTTCTAATCAAAGTGATAGTTGGGGAAAAACTGGTTTAAAATTATTCAACGGACTTTACGCACCACTTGGTAATCTTAATAAAAAAGAAATAAAAGAAATTCTTAATTATTATTCATTCAAACTTGAAAGGATTGGAGAAAACGCTAAAAGAGAAGGATGCAAATTAAAACATTTATTAAAAATTATGACAAATATGAATTACCATGGCAAAGCTGTTGACTTAGCAAATGAGATTTTGCTTGAAAACGTTCCAAAGAATTTAGAACTTGCAAATGTAAAAATTATCGGACCACTTTCAAAAAATATAGCCATAATAAACGTTAAACCCATGGTATACAATATCGAAGAAATTGGAAAAAAAATAGAGGCACTTGACGTAATTGATGAAGTTATAATTGCAAACAAACCATTAATTTTGAAAGTTTTAGCCAACCCATCTATTTACAGGGTGGAAAATTCAAAATATTGGATCGAAAAAGGAAAACTACAACCCGAATTTGCAGTACCTATAAAAGTAGTCTGGAAAGAATCCAAAAATAATAAGCTTAGAACTATTCATGTAGTTGGGGTGGAAGAATGGGAAAATTTCGAACAAGAGAAATCGAAAATATCATTGGATACGAATTTAGAAATAAAGAACTCTTGTTCACTGCTTTAA
- a CDS encoding biotin--[acetyl-CoA-carboxylase] ligase, protein MLKGNKIIYFEKINSTNDYLKNSYKKLKNGTIVVSKIQTNGRGRLGRNWVSNEGGLWFSILVKRNLKKPNFYTKLSSIVILNVLKNLNINAKIKWPNDIYVNSKKLSGILTEAISFNNKIKCIIIGIGINVNNDVPKNGISIYHIKNKKINPNDFLKLFIKEYNKNFLLFSLFSPLLNIKWKKNLMFKKGDKIEGYKIIKIFPDFLLLEKNKKRIKIRSIHELEKGGIND, encoded by the coding sequence ATGCTAAAAGGTAACAAAATTATATATTTTGAAAAAATAAACAGTACAAATGACTATCTAAAGAATTCATATAAAAAATTAAAAAATGGAACTATTGTTGTTTCAAAAATCCAGACAAATGGAAGAGGTAGACTCGGAAGAAATTGGGTGTCAAATGAAGGAGGGCTCTGGTTTTCTATATTAGTAAAAAGGAACTTAAAAAAACCAAACTTTTATACAAAATTATCTTCCATAGTAATCTTAAATGTACTAAAAAATCTAAATATTAATGCCAAAATCAAATGGCCAAACGACATATATGTTAATTCCAAAAAACTTTCTGGAATCCTAACAGAAGCAATATCATTTAACAATAAAATAAAATGTATTATAATTGGTATAGGTATAAACGTAAATAATGATGTACCAAAAAATGGGATTTCAATTTATCACATAAAAAATAAAAAAATCAACCCAAATGATTTTTTAAAATTATTTATAAAAGAATACAACAAGAATTTTCTGTTATTCTCTTTATTTTCTCCACTATTAAACATCAAATGGAAAAAAAATTTAATGTTTAAAAAAGGAGATAAGATCGAAGGCTACAAAATAATCAAAATTTTTCCTGATTTTTTGCTACTTGAAAAAAATAAAAAACGGATAAAAATAAGAAGTATTCATGAATTGGAAAAAGGAGGGATAAATGATTAG
- the murJ gene encoding murein biosynthesis integral membrane protein MurJ produces MSIFVSSILFSTATFFSRILGLFRDILFAKYFGVSYQLDAYFIAIMFPFFLRKVFGEGAMSSAFVPLYSEKENKDMFLSSIINGFSIIIFLLLLFTYLFPAAFINLFGAGASIQTKELSKKLLLITAPAIYFIFLWSILYSILNTKDKFFWPALTPSLSNIAIIIGIFLSKKYGILAPTFGFLFGSILMFLSLIKSFFSHKYYFTLKYFPEFIKYFIPTFFTMTISQVNTVVDMNVSSFFSEGSISYLQYASRFYMLPYGLFAVSVSTVVLSKISNEKHLFKNYVNDALKSTLVLTIPSTFGLIYLSFEIIKFFYQHGQFSAYDTAITSKVLIAYSLGLPFYGIYSTLSRSFHAIKNTKIPFYATLIVSFSNIILDLIFGMKWGPIGVAFATSIAGIIGAMYLILYIKIFPIKDCLKILLNSLIMTLGIIPFKNLHFLIQIIIAVIIYLLLSTIFYKELIWRYLNAKR; encoded by the coding sequence ATGTCAATATTCGTTAGTAGTATTTTATTTTCTACAGCAACATTTTTTTCAAGAATATTAGGATTATTTAGAGACATACTCTTTGCAAAATACTTTGGTGTTTCTTACCAACTTGATGCTTATTTTATAGCTATAATGTTTCCATTTTTCTTAAGAAAAGTATTCGGTGAGGGCGCAATGTCTTCTGCTTTTGTACCATTGTACAGCGAAAAAGAAAACAAAGACATGTTTTTATCCTCTATAATAAATGGTTTTTCTATTATAATTTTTTTGCTACTTCTTTTTACTTATCTATTTCCGGCAGCCTTTATAAATTTATTTGGTGCAGGCGCTTCCATCCAAACAAAAGAATTATCAAAAAAGCTACTTCTAATAACAGCACCGGCCATTTACTTTATCTTTCTTTGGTCAATATTATACTCAATTTTAAATACAAAAGACAAGTTTTTCTGGCCGGCTCTTACTCCAAGTCTATCAAATATTGCTATAATCATTGGAATATTCTTATCAAAAAAATATGGAATACTTGCACCGACATTCGGCTTCCTCTTTGGTAGTATACTTATGTTTTTAAGTTTAATAAAATCATTTTTTTCACATAAATATTATTTTACATTAAAATACTTTCCAGAATTTATTAAATATTTTATTCCTACTTTTTTTACAATGACTATTTCTCAAGTAAATACCGTTGTTGATATGAATGTTTCTTCTTTTTTTAGTGAAGGAAGCATTTCTTATTTACAATACGCTTCTAGGTTTTATATGCTTCCGTATGGTTTATTTGCAGTTTCCGTTTCCACAGTAGTTCTCTCAAAAATCTCAAATGAAAAACACCTTTTTAAAAATTACGTAAATGATGCGTTAAAATCAACACTAGTACTTACCATTCCTTCAACATTTGGATTGATCTACCTTTCTTTTGAGATAATAAAATTCTTTTATCAACACGGACAATTTTCCGCTTACGATACAGCAATAACTTCAAAGGTTTTAATTGCATACTCCTTGGGTTTACCTTTCTATGGTATTTATTCGACTCTTTCCAGAAGCTTTCATGCAATAAAAAACACAAAGATTCCCTTTTACGCAACTTTAATAGTCTCTTTTTCAAATATAATTTTAGATTTAATTTTTGGAATGAAGTGGGGGCCAATAGGTGTAGCATTTGCTACAAGTATTGCTGGAATTATTGGAGCAATGTATTTAATACTATACATAAAAATATTCCCTATAAAGGATTGTTTAAAAATACTCTTAAATAGCCTTATAATGACTTTGGGGATTATTCCATTTAAAAACCTTCATTTTTTAATCCAAATAATCATAGCAGTTATAATATATCTCCTACTTTCTACTATATTTTATAAAGAATTAATTTGGAGGTATTTAAATGCTAAAAGGTAA
- a CDS encoding RnfABCDGE type electron transport complex subunit B, producing the protein MVVLYSALVMGVLGLGFGLFLAFSNEKFKVEVDPRIELITKVLPGINCGACGYPGCEGYASAIVKKGDAIDKCLPGKKSGVQEKIKEILEKQ; encoded by the coding sequence GTGGTAGTACTTTATTCGGCACTTGTTATGGGAGTTTTAGGATTGGGATTTGGTCTATTTTTGGCGTTTAGTAATGAAAAATTTAAAGTTGAAGTTGATCCAAGAATTGAGTTAATTACAAAAGTATTACCTGGAATAAATTGTGGGGCGTGTGGATATCCAGGCTGTGAAGGATATGCTTCAGCTATTGTAAAAAAAGGTGATGCAATTGATAAATGTCTTCCTGGAAAGAAATCGGGTGTTCAAGAGAAGATAAAGGAAATACTTGAAAAACAATGA
- the dprA gene encoding DNA-processing protein DprA has product MKKNLKIVVWHFSGYRLDEIERKLSKDEDGEKNDLYFKLEDWLSKTENFVVTYFDEYYPENLKNVWNPPVVLFGKGKKSLLLKRSFSIVGARKASSYGRKVTCEFSKKLSNYFVIVSGMAMGIDSIAHNCAKETIAILGSGVDVCYPEKNRGIYERLILDGCVISEYLPWKSPKKEYFRERNRIIAGISEGTLIVEGKLKSGTMITARFALEFGKDVFCIPGNIYNENAQGPNYLIKNGAFLATGPDDILDYYILRGVLYDNC; this is encoded by the coding sequence ATGAAAAAGAATTTAAAAATAGTAGTTTGGCATTTTTCTGGCTATAGGCTAGACGAAATTGAGAGAAAACTAAGTAAAGATGAAGATGGAGAAAAAAATGATTTGTATTTTAAATTAGAAGATTGGCTTTCAAAGACTGAGAATTTTGTAGTGACCTATTTTGATGAATATTACCCGGAAAATTTAAAAAATGTGTGGAATCCTCCTGTTGTTTTATTTGGAAAAGGAAAAAAGTCTTTGTTATTAAAAAGGAGCTTTTCGATTGTTGGGGCGCGTAAAGCAAGTTCATATGGTAGAAAGGTAACATGTGAATTTTCTAAAAAGTTGAGTAATTATTTTGTGATTGTAAGTGGAATGGCAATGGGAATTGACTCGATAGCCCATAATTGTGCAAAGGAAACAATTGCAATTTTAGGAAGTGGTGTGGATGTTTGTTATCCTGAAAAAAATAGAGGAATATACGAAAGGTTAATTCTAGATGGTTGTGTTATAAGTGAATATTTACCGTGGAAAAGTCCAAAAAAGGAGTATTTTAGAGAGAGGAATAGAATCATTGCAGGTATATCTGAAGGGACTTTGATAGTTGAGGGAAAATTAAAGAGTGGAACAATGATTACTGCAAGGTTTGCATTAGAGTTTGGTAAAGATGTTTTCTGTATACCTGGAAATATATACAATGAAAATGCACAAGGTCCAAATTACTTGATAAAAAATGGCGCATTTTTAGCAACAGGACCAGATGACATACTGGATTATTATATTTTAAGGGGTGTACTGTATGATAATTGTTGA
- the panC gene encoding pantoate--beta-alanine ligase, producing MIIVEKVDEMKKISRSLNGKSIGFVPTMGYLHEGHLSLVRAARKENDVVVVSIFVNPTQFGPNEDYDNYPRNLERDLKLLESESVEYVFIPTNEEMYEKDFSTYVEEVSLSKFLCGAKRPGHFRGVCTVVTKLFNIVRPTRAYFGQKDAQQFRVLRRMVRDLNFDVELKEMPIVREKDGLAMSSRNIYLTKEERKEATRLYKSLLKAKDLVKSGVVDVKIIRDEMRKILEHPLLKIDYIEIVDEENLMPVEIIDRKVVIAIAVFVGKARLIDNIIIGG from the coding sequence ATGATAATTGTTGAAAAAGTAGATGAAATGAAAAAAATATCGAGAAGTTTAAATGGAAAATCCATAGGTTTTGTTCCAACGATGGGTTATTTACACGAAGGACATCTTTCATTAGTTAGAGCTGCAAGAAAGGAAAATGATGTAGTTGTAGTGAGTATATTTGTAAATCCGACACAATTTGGTCCAAATGAAGATTACGATAATTATCCTAGAAATTTAGAAAGAGATTTGAAACTTTTGGAAAGTGAAAGTGTTGAGTATGTGTTTATTCCTACAAATGAAGAAATGTATGAAAAAGACTTTTCAACATATGTTGAAGAAGTTTCTTTATCTAAATTTTTATGTGGCGCAAAAAGACCAGGTCATTTTAGAGGTGTTTGTACGGTAGTTACAAAATTATTCAACATAGTAAGACCTACGCGTGCATACTTTGGTCAAAAAGATGCTCAACAGTTTCGAGTATTAAGGAGAATGGTAAGGGATTTAAATTTTGATGTTGAATTGAAGGAGATGCCAATTGTTAGGGAAAAAGATGGACTTGCCATGTCTTCAAGGAATATCTATTTGACCAAAGAGGAGAGAAAAGAAGCTACAAGGCTTTATAAATCATTGTTAAAAGCTAAAGATCTTGTTAAATCAGGTGTGGTAGATGTAAAAATAATAAGAGATGAGATGAGAAAAATTCTTGAGCATCCACTTTTGAAAATTGATTATATTGAAATAGTTGATGAGGAAAACCTTATGCCAGTTGAAATAATTGACAGAAAAGTTGTCATTGCCATTGCAGTATTTGTTGGAAAAGCAAGATTAATTGATAATATAATCATTGGAGGGTAA
- a CDS encoding TIM-barrel domain-containing protein, which yields MIYKVIYGNPDVSSEAVVNEKKVKLVDQEYLKNVIFDECLLKKEKEYLILRIKLKEKRGFYFGFGDKVGPLNRKGRRYIFWNTDDFIHHPGAEPLYKSFPFFIYISKNMKFGIFTDYPGYMEIDLDSEGKGEIEFKVRGEGFNQYIILEEKVKKILKQYLYLTGKNVAFPFWSLGYQQSRWSYSSQSEVLQIAKKFRDKNIPCDVIWLDIDYMEGYKVFTWNKENFSNYKLMLEKLHNMGFKVSAILDPGVKVEKNYEVFEEAKDRYFLKDTSGKDFEGAVWPGRVRFPDFCENKVRKWWARKVNKLLEDGIDGFWNDMNEIAIFASEKDIEDAKEKLKNMKLEDGIKVASVIGEIGEIKKRGRGDEIVHLSGKKHYKLKNVYGFNMIRATFGGFPKNKRKLIITRSAYSGVQRYGGVWTGDNHSWWEHILLEIQRINSLSMVGVFNSGFDVGGFGGNVEPELIVRFMQLGVFMPLFRNHSAIETRRQEPWSFDTEYEELLKDVIVYRYKLIPYLYTSYMLGILEDKPLIAPIFYYFENDEQSYQVFDQFMVGKSLLVAPVYNPGVTKRMVYLPKRALNFNNKIFVRKGWNLVDAPLSKIPHFILDGSIVFMQDEVQYLKNSYNDVLTAHVVAYNDKAVGYLYEDDGESYNYKKGLYNLYKVVYDKGNVQFLTKRNGFLHRKRKIKFKIYRKFGLDEFELEF from the coding sequence ATGATTTACAAAGTGATATATGGAAATCCGGATGTAAGTAGCGAAGCGGTTGTAAATGAAAAAAAGGTAAAGTTAGTGGATCAAGAGTATTTAAAAAACGTGATTTTTGATGAATGTCTTTTAAAAAAAGAAAAAGAATATTTGATATTAAGAATAAAGTTAAAGGAAAAAAGAGGTTTTTATTTTGGCTTTGGCGATAAAGTTGGGCCTTTAAATAGAAAAGGAAGAAGATATATTTTTTGGAATACGGATGATTTTATTCATCATCCCGGAGCAGAACCTTTGTATAAGAGTTTTCCATTTTTTATTTACATCTCAAAGAACATGAAATTTGGAATATTTACAGATTATCCTGGTTATATGGAGATTGATCTAGATAGTGAAGGTAAAGGGGAAATAGAATTTAAAGTTAGAGGAGAGGGCTTTAATCAATATATTATTTTAGAAGAAAAGGTAAAGAAGATCTTAAAGCAATATCTATATTTAACCGGTAAAAATGTGGCCTTTCCATTTTGGAGTTTGGGATATCAACAAAGTAGATGGAGTTATTCTTCTCAAAGTGAAGTTTTGCAAATTGCAAAGAAATTTAGAGATAAAAACATACCATGTGATGTTATTTGGCTTGATATCGATTATATGGAAGGGTATAAGGTTTTTACTTGGAATAAAGAAAATTTTTCCAATTACAAGTTAATGTTAGAGAAACTTCATAATATGGGGTTTAAAGTTTCGGCAATTTTGGATCCGGGAGTTAAAGTAGAAAAGAATTATGAAGTGTTTGAAGAAGCCAAGGATAGATATTTTTTGAAAGATACTTCAGGGAAAGATTTTGAAGGAGCAGTTTGGCCTGGACGTGTTAGGTTTCCAGATTTTTGTGAAAATAAAGTTAGAAAATGGTGGGCAAGAAAAGTTAATAAGCTTTTGGAAGATGGAATAGATGGATTTTGGAATGATATGAATGAGATTGCAATTTTTGCAAGTGAAAAAGATATAGAAGATGCAAAAGAAAAATTGAAAAATATGAAATTAGAGGATGGAATAAAGGTTGCAAGTGTAATTGGAGAAATTGGAGAGATAAAAAAAAGGGGAAGAGGAGATGAGATAGTACATCTTTCGGGAAAGAAACACTATAAGTTGAAAAATGTTTATGGTTTTAATATGATTCGTGCAACATTTGGAGGTTTTCCAAAGAACAAAAGAAAGTTGATAATTACAAGATCAGCGTATTCGGGAGTCCAAAGATATGGAGGAGTGTGGACTGGGGATAACCATAGTTGGTGGGAGCATATACTTTTAGAAATTCAAAGAATAAACTCTTTGTCGATGGTTGGCGTTTTTAACTCTGGATTTGATGTTGGAGGATTCGGGGGTAATGTTGAACCAGAGTTAATAGTTAGGTTTATGCAGTTAGGAGTCTTTATGCCTTTGTTTAGGAATCATTCAGCTATTGAGACTAGGAGGCAAGAACCTTGGAGTTTTGATACAGAATATGAGGAATTATTAAAAGATGTGATAGTTTATAGGTATAAACTAATCCCCTATTTATACACATCCTATATGTTAGGGATATTAGAAGATAAACCACTTATTGCCCCAATTTTTTATTATTTTGAAAACGATGAACAATCTTACCAGGTTTTTGATCAGTTTATGGTTGGAAAAAGCTTATTAGTTGCGCCTGTGTATAATCCTGGTGTGACAAAAAGAATGGTTTATTTGCCTAAGAGAGCTTTAAATTTCAACAATAAAATTTTTGTAAGAAAAGGTTGGAATCTTGTGGATGCTCCTTTAAGCAAGATTCCGCATTTTATATTGGATGGTTCTATTGTATTTATGCAAGATGAGGTACAATACTTGAAAAATTCATATAACGATGTATTAACTGCGCATGTAGTAGCTTATAATGATAAAGCTGTTGGATATTTGTATGAAGATGATGGTGAAAGTTATAATTACAAAAAAGGATTATATAACTTATACAAAGTAGTCTACGATAAAGGAAATGTACAGTTTTTAACTAAAAGAAATGGTTTTTTGCATAGGAAACGGAAAATTAAATTTAAAATTTACAGAAAGTTTGGTCTGGATGAGTTTGAGTTAGAATTTTAG
- a CDS encoding polyribonucleotide nucleotidyltransferase: protein MKDFKEWSKELFGRKLTVQYGKVAKQSSGSAWVQFGDSVVLATANISDRVIEGVDFVPLTVEYQEKFYAAGKIPGGFIKREGKPSESAILSARLIDRPIRPLFPKYLRNDVQLIVTVLSVDSDTPPDVTGIIASSLALNFSKIPFTGIVAGVRVGYVDGKFIVFPTEEQLKNSRLDIVVAGSKDAITMVEGEAKEISEEEMVQALLVAHDAIKEIISFEEEILKDVSVKKMEIEEPKPKEELIQKLESLILEQELKERLLTKEKLERSERLKEYKEEVISKIFEEFDVDEEEKATQEMLLKEYFDEKAKSLMRKIIVTEGLRADGRSPEDIRPIICEVGILPRTHGSALFTRGETQSLGIVTLGAPMEEQIVDTIMEEGTKRFILHYNFPPFSVGEVKPLRGPGRREIGHGHLAERALKAVAPAEDDFPYVIRVVSEILESNGSSSMATVCSGSLALMDAGVPIKTHVAGVAMGLIVEDGEAVVLTDIQGLEDHWGDMDFKVTGTKDGITAFQMDCKIAGVGEELLKKALEQARIARMKILDIMFKTIEKPRESLSPYAPLIANIEIDPIKVGEIIGPGGKVIKSIVKEFGVEISIDDTTGKVSIYGKDQKKVNDAIEYIKTLTREIKVGDIFEGKVTRIEPYGLFVELMPGKIGLAHSSKLGSDSKEFRKKYKIGDQIKVVVVNIDNSGRIQLGKAE, encoded by the coding sequence ATGAAAGATTTTAAAGAATGGAGTAAGGAGTTATTTGGAAGAAAATTAACAGTTCAATATGGAAAAGTTGCTAAACAATCTTCAGGTTCAGCATGGGTTCAATTTGGAGATAGTGTGGTATTAGCTACTGCAAATATTTCAGATAGAGTGATAGAAGGAGTTGATTTTGTCCCGTTAACCGTTGAATATCAAGAAAAATTTTACGCCGCCGGAAAAATTCCAGGTGGGTTTATAAAACGTGAGGGTAAACCTTCTGAATCTGCAATTTTATCAGCAAGATTGATTGATCGACCAATAAGGCCATTGTTTCCAAAATATCTGAGAAATGATGTGCAGTTAATTGTAACTGTACTATCTGTAGATTCTGATACACCACCGGATGTTACTGGTATAATTGCATCTTCGCTAGCTTTGAATTTTTCAAAGATACCGTTCACTGGTATTGTTGCCGGTGTAAGAGTGGGATATGTTGATGGGAAGTTTATTGTTTTTCCGACCGAAGAACAATTAAAAAATAGTAGGTTAGATATTGTAGTTGCGGGAAGTAAAGATGCGATAACAATGGTGGAGGGAGAAGCAAAGGAGATTTCAGAGGAAGAAATGGTGCAAGCATTGCTTGTTGCACATGATGCAATTAAAGAGATAATATCTTTTGAAGAGGAAATTTTGAAAGATGTTAGCGTTAAAAAGATGGAAATAGAAGAGCCAAAACCAAAAGAAGAACTAATTCAAAAGTTGGAAAGTTTAATTTTAGAGCAAGAATTAAAGGAAAGATTATTAACCAAAGAAAAATTGGAAAGATCCGAAAGATTAAAAGAGTATAAGGAAGAGGTTATTTCAAAAATTTTTGAAGAATTTGATGTTGATGAAGAGGAAAAAGCAACTCAAGAAATGCTTTTAAAAGAATATTTTGATGAGAAAGCAAAAAGTTTGATGAGGAAAATAATAGTTACGGAAGGATTAAGAGCTGATGGAAGAAGCCCAGAAGATATTAGGCCAATTATTTGTGAAGTGGGGATTTTGCCAAGGACTCATGGTTCGGCACTCTTTACAAGGGGAGAAACTCAAAGTTTGGGAATAGTAACACTTGGTGCTCCAATGGAAGAACAAATTGTTGACACTATAATGGAAGAAGGAACAAAACGTTTTATTTTGCATTATAATTTTCCACCATTTTCCGTTGGAGAAGTAAAACCGTTAAGAGGTCCTGGAAGAAGAGAAATAGGTCATGGCCATTTAGCGGAAAGAGCACTAAAAGCTGTGGCACCGGCTGAAGATGATTTTCCATATGTAATACGTGTAGTTTCTGAAATTTTGGAATCAAATGGTTCTTCTTCAATGGCAACTGTATGTTCTGGCTCTTTGGCGCTCATGGATGCTGGAGTTCCGATAAAAACACATGTTGCAGGGGTTGCAATGGGGTTAATCGTAGAGGATGGAGAAGCAGTTGTTTTAACTGATATTCAAGGTTTAGAAGATCATTGGGGAGATATGGATTTTAAAGTTACGGGTACAAAAGATGGTATTACTGCGTTTCAGATGGATTGTAAAATAGCAGGAGTGGGCGAGGAGTTACTTAAAAAAGCTTTAGAACAGGCAAGAATAGCTAGAATGAAGATTTTGGATATAATGTTTAAAACTATTGAAAAACCAAGAGAATCCCTATCACCTTATGCTCCTTTAATTGCTAATATAGAGATAGATCCGATAAAGGTTGGAGAAATAATAGGTCCTGGCGGTAAAGTAATTAAATCTATTGTTAAAGAATTTGGCGTTGAAATATCCATTGATGATACAACTGGAAAAGTTTCAATTTATGGTAAGGATCAAAAGAAAGTTAATGATGCCATTGAATATATAAAAACATTAACTAGAGAAATAAAAGTGGGTGATATTTTTGAGGGTAAGGTTACTAGAATTGAACCTTATGGTTTGTTTGTTGAGTTAATGCCTGGAAAAATAGGACTTGCACATTCTAGTAAATTAGGAAGTGATTCAAAGGAATTTAGAAAAAAATACAAAATAGGAGATCAAATAAAAGTAGTAGTTGTTAATATAGACAATAGTGGAAGAATTCAATTGGGAAAAGCAGAATAG